ATCTCCCTTGACAATTTTTGGGAAGCGGTCATGACAGTCTACCTCCCATGTAGAATCTACTGTGCTCCACGACCTATGAAATTCAGGACAAATTTGTATGTGCTTACCACAAGTACCACTATCTACAGAATGGGCACCAATAATTATCGGGCATACGATGAAAGGGCTCTACTTAAGGCTTTCTTCCACCGCAGATTTAAGATCGATAGCAGGGATAGGCGTTGGGGTTCCAGATTTCATTTTCCAGACTGTATATCCCCCCTTGGTAGCCTTCCCACCAAGCTCCAATTGCTTACCTTCCGAAATGAATCGTACCTGAAGCTTGCTTTTGTTGCCCTCTTTGATGTCGAACAATTTGCGTGCAACGGCATCAGATAACAAGTGACCGCCCTTGGTATCGAGACAGTAAATCATACTTTTCTTCCAGACAATAAAATCGGGGTAGAAGTTAGCGGTATTGCCTTCAGACAGCAGCGGGATATAGAACCCTCCGCTAGAGGGATTTCGATGCCAGACCAACCCCACTACATCGAGAGCTTTAGCGAATGCCAGTTCAAGCCCATTAAATCCGTTATAACGCGCATACAATCCATTCTTGAAAACGGGGGCCTTCTTAGGCACACGTATTGTCCCAAATCTGACTGGAGCTGCGCTTTCATAGGACAGCTCTGAAAATTTATAAAAAGCCGATACGACCTTCTCGCCGAAAGCATCAGCCAATCTATCTGCTATGCTCTGTACTTGCACCCGCACGTCGAACTTAGGATGCTGTAAATCTACCGCCGCTAGAGCCTGTAATGATCGCATACGAATGGCCATTGTTGCCAGCCAGCGTAGCCGCACCGGATTCGTTTGTCCTTCGCTTTTCCATTTTACCGTCCCGCGATCCCTACCGGGCTCGATTAAATCGATCACCTGTGACGCTGTGTGTGCTTCGCCAATGGTGTTCGGGTCGCCCTCGATAAAAATGGGGAATTCATCCTCGATCTCCGCAATGCGCTTTTTGGCAGCCGTAGAATCGACGAAGATACGATGCAATTTTATGGCCACGTCGGTCTTTGGCTCTAGATCTTCCACTGTCACGTTACCGCTAGATGAAAAGTTATCAGTGATTTCAATTGGTGCGCCCTCAGAAAGCAACTTTGCCTTGACACTACCGATAGCGTCAGTGAAGACACGTTGGTTGTCCACGCGAAGAAAGAAGTGCGCGCTATTTAACAATGGGTTTTCGTAGTGCGAGACACCGTATTGTCGCAGTACCCGACCTATAACCTGCTCGACTTGGATAGATGACCCCATGCTTTTGTCGATGTAGGCCAGATAGCATGCTGGATCGTCCCAGCCCTCTTGTAGCGACAGGTTGAAAATGATGTGTTGGAAGTCGCTACTCCGAAACTCGTCGAAGTCGTTCTCGCCCCTGGAAAATAGATTTACTTCCTCCGGTTTGTTCCCCTCGACGAAGCGAAGGTCGGCGTAGATAGCAATATCTTTGGGCAACACCCTTTTTTGTTCCACGAGATAGCGCCAGATACGAATCGGCGGAGCTTTTCGTTGAGCGAAGGGCTTTCTGCCGTCGTCCTTTTCTCCGTCGTCCGCGATGTTAGTTTTGCAGACATAAATCGCTTTCGGCTTGAACCCCAAAGAACGCGCCACAATCTCGTTGTTGAGGGTCGTCAGACGCTTCATGAGGTCATCGATGCAATGCTCCATCGGGGCGGTCGTGCCATCGAATTGGATGGCTTTCTTCACAAGCTGGGCGTTGACAACCTTTTCGCTGCTCACAACAGTTGTGATGAATTGCTCAGCCTCAGCTTGCCCATCGTTGTTGACAGCCCGTAAGGCCTCGAAAGTATTCCGGTCGTCGGATTCCTCGACCCACAAACGGATAGGCTGAATAACCGATTTTTGAAAATTAGCGGGCAGCTTAAGCGTCGCGCTGGCCAATAAATAGGCGTCTGTTTCTAATTCCGTTAGTAGATTGGCTTGCTGTTCGGAAAGGTTGTGCCCTTCATCGTAAACAATCAGAAGCGGCCGGCGTTTTCCGTCATCAGTACGCTCTATAAGCCGGTCCCAAGGAGATTTGTCACCAAATAAATCATTATCGCGTTTGTAGATGTTCAACACGCCTGCGGATTGATCCTTATTATTGAATAGCCCCGTCGTAGTCATTACTAAGAGAGGGGTCGTGGCATCCGTTATCAGCGTCGGGGTCAAATCCTGAATGTTTATGACGCGAAATCCATCTAGGATTTCGTCGTACTTTCCACCTGGTGAAAAATTAGTGAAGGTCTGAGCCACCACTGACCTTGCCTTTGACATCCACAACACAATTGGCTCACCGGAAAAATACATTCTCATGTGCGCTACGGCCTGAGCAAGAATAGGCGTCTTACCCGCCCCTGTAAGCGCTGAGAGTGCCTGAAAAAACGGACGGGGTTTATTGCCTCTCCTGGGACGGTCAGGATGGTTGGCGAAAAACGCGTAGCGATCGGCCATGAGTTTGGCACATTCACTCTGAAATATTTTCGGTTCAAACATCGATTATCTCTTCGTTGTTATATGCGTCAGCACGAGGATTAAAACCGATGTGTTCCAAAACCTTGTCAGGAATCTTGTAAAACTCGACACTTGCCCCAGTATATAGAGCCGTCGAAGCATAGACGTGATAACGCGGGACTAGGTTAGTCGACCTGCCCTCTTTTACAATGGCGTGAAACACACTCCGATTCAGGACGGATGCTGCATCAGCGGCTTCCCACACTAGGTAGAAACCCTCATTTTGGGGATTCACTGCAAAGAGGAATTGATAGGTGCCAACAGGGAAACGCCGGAGGTAGGATTTGGCTTTTTCGGCTTTGTCCCAATAACTGGTGAGCAACAGATCGATCATCTCTTCGCGGGCCAAGGCGTTCACCGCCTCAGCATCAATCTTTTCGCGCTTCAATTCATGAAAACAAAATCCGCCAGGAATGGGAGCGCGGTTTCCCGAAGCCCATTCGCCTGTTATGATGCGTCGTACGCGGTCCGCGGTGAGCGTTTTGGCATAGTGGTCGCCCCGCTCCGTATTGCCCTGCTCGATAAGAATAAAACGTCGCGTCGCGGTGGTTTCTTTGTTCAACTCAAGCAAGGCATGTCCGGTCGTACCAGACCCGGCAAAAGGATCAAGAACAATTCCATCCGGGCGACACCATATTTGAATTATCTTTTTGAACAGTCGCACCGGTTTCACCGTCTTAAATTTGTGCCCTTTACCGACAATCGCATCAAGTTCGTTGATGCCCGTCTGGCTATGGCCGGATTCCTTGTGATTCCATGATTGGCTGTCTATTTCGAGAGGAATCTCGTAATCTTCGGCAGCCCAATAAGTCATCGGAACCTTACCTTGGCGAATCTTATTAAGATGGTTTTTGACAGACGGACCTCCGCCATCTGTAAAGAACAAAGGCGGCCATTGTCCGCGTTCCATAATGGTAAGCGCATGTTTGCGAGCTTCAACAAGTGCCTGCTGCCCAGCAATTGGCTCACCATTGTCGAATTTGCATCCCTTCAAAACAAGCGCCTTTGCTTCACAATGGTCGTCGAGCTTTATGGGGACATATTCACTACCCCATGCTTCAAGTGAGCGTTTCATAGCTGCTGTTTCAATACGCCAATGGCCCTGAGTAGGATAATACATTTTCCCCGTAAATGGCGACTGGATGGCGTAGGTTCCCGTCTTGCGGTATTCGGGGGCTGTGGCATCACCTGACTTCCATGCCCCATCGGGGTCGTTATCGGGGTTGGTGTACCGCGCATTCATAGCTTCGGTACGATCTAACATCCCCGTCTTTGCTCTGTCTAGGATTTTCGCATAGACCAACACGTATTCCGTGGCAGATGACAGACCACCTCGTTTACCGCCGGTGTCGTTCTTTGGCGAGTACGCCTTTTGCCAGTTGATGATACCGATGCGATTTTCTTCTTTAAAGATTTCATCCATCAACATCCCAAGTCTGAACAGCTCCCGATGGTCGATGCAAATAGCAATCACA
The Syntrophorhabdaceae bacterium DNA segment above includes these coding regions:
- a CDS encoding site-specific DNA-methyltransferase, encoding MDYEQLPQATLIRLLKEQETALAGAGRDGIIMNYTGRTAPWQIIRQVKPKLSRILKKLSVDDEKPQPENEIWDGENLSTMVTLYKYRGQIDLILTDPPYNTGEDFRYNDKWDKDPNDPDLGELVPKDDGSRHSKWLRFMTPRVWMMREMLKPGGVIAICIDHRELFRLGMLMDEIFKEENRIGIINWQKAYSPKNDTGGKRGGLSSATEYVLVYAKILDRAKTGMLDRTEAMNARYTNPDNDPDGAWKSGDATAPEYRKTGTYAIQSPFTGKMYYPTQGHWRIETAAMKRSLEAWGSEYVPIKLDDHCEAKALVLKGCKFDNGEPIAGQQALVEARKHALTIMERGQWPPLFFTDGGGPSVKNHLNKIRQGKVPMTYWAAEDYEIPLEIDSQSWNHKESGHSQTGINELDAIVGKGHKFKTVKPVRLFKKIIQIWCRPDGIVLDPFAGSGTTGHALLELNKETTATRRFILIEQGNTERGDHYAKTLTADRVRRIITGEWASGNRAPIPGGFCFHELKREKIDAEAVNALAREEMIDLLLTSYWDKAEKAKSYLRRFPVGTYQFLFAVNPQNEGFYLVWEAADAASVLNRSVFHAIVKEGRSTNLVPRYHVYASTALYTGASVEFYKIPDKVLEHIGFNPRADAYNNEEIIDV
- a CDS encoding DEAD/DEAH box helicase family protein, which encodes MFEPKIFQSECAKLMADRYAFFANHPDRPRRGNKPRPFFQALSALTGAGKTPILAQAVAHMRMYFSGEPIVLWMSKARSVVAQTFTNFSPGGKYDEILDGFRVINIQDLTPTLITDATTPLLVMTTTGLFNNKDQSAGVLNIYKRDNDLFGDKSPWDRLIERTDDGKRRPLLIVYDEGHNLSEQQANLLTELETDAYLLASATLKLPANFQKSVIQPIRLWVEESDDRNTFEALRAVNNDGQAEAEQFITTVVSSEKVVNAQLVKKAIQFDGTTAPMEHCIDDLMKRLTTLNNEIVARSLGFKPKAIYVCKTNIADDGEKDDGRKPFAQRKAPPIRIWRYLVEQKRVLPKDIAIYADLRFVEGNKPEEVNLFSRGENDFDEFRSSDFQHIIFNLSLQEGWDDPACYLAYIDKSMGSSIQVEQVIGRVLRQYGVSHYENPLLNSAHFFLRVDNQRVFTDAIGSVKAKLLSEGAPIEITDNFSSSGNVTVEDLEPKTDVAIKLHRIFVDSTAAKKRIAEIEDEFPIFIEGDPNTIGEAHTASQVIDLIEPGRDRGTVKWKSEGQTNPVRLRWLATMAIRMRSLQALAAVDLQHPKFDVRVQVQSIADRLADAFGEKVVSAFYKFSELSYESAAPVRFGTIRVPKKAPVFKNGLYARYNGFNGLELAFAKALDVVGLVWHRNPSSGGFYIPLLSEGNTANFYPDFIVWKKSMIYCLDTKGGHLLSDAVARKLFDIKEGNKSKLQVRFISEGKQLELGGKATKGGYTVWKMKSGTPTPIPAIDLKSAVEESLK